ACGGCAGGCGCTCCCGATCCTCCCCCCGACCGACGCGGCCCTGCGCGGTGGCTACGTCGTCTCCGACGCGGAGAAGTTCAAGGCGATCCTGATCGGCTCCGGCTCCGAGCTGCACCTCGCGCTCGCCGCGCAGAAGCTCCTCGCGGCGGAAGGGATCCCGGTCCGCGTCGTCTCGATGCCCTCGCTCGAGCTCTTCCTGGCGCAGGACGAGGCGTGGCGCGACTCCGTCCTGCCGCTCTCCTGCCGCGCCCGGGTCGCGGTGGAAGCCGCCGCCACACTTTCGTGGACCGGGATCGTCGGTCTCGACGGAACCGTCGTCGGCCTCGACCGCTTCGGCGCCTCCGCCCCCTTCCAGACCGTCTACGAAAAGCTCGGACTCACCGCAGAGGCCGTTGCCGCAGCTGCCCGCAAGCTCGTCTGAACGGCCCCTTTCCCTATCTCCCTCGGAAGAAGGAGATCAGCTCGCTGTTCACGGCGGTCGCCGCGTCAGCCGGGAGCCAGTGGCTGGCGTCGAGGCGGACGACGCGGAGGTCGGGGACGAGGGCTTCGAGGCCGTCGAGGAGCTCGGGCCCGAGATAGCGGTCCTTCTCGCCCCAGAGGACGAGCGTGGGGACTCCGTCGAGGGAACGCCGGAGGCCCGGAATCCGCGTGCCGGTGCGAAAGGCGGCGCGGTAGTAGTTGATCGCCGCCGTCGCCGCACCGGGGACGAGGAACGCCTCTCGGTAAGCCTCGATCTCATCTGGCGAGAACGCCCCGAAGGTGACCGGGTCGCGGCGGAGCATCCCCTTCAGGAAGCCGGCGCGGCGCCGAAGGAGGGAGCGCTCCGGGAAGTACGGGAGCTGGAAGAAGAAGACGTAGGACGAGCGCTTCGCCTGTGCGAAGGTCGCGAGCTTCTGTCGGAAGAGGATCGGGTGCGGGGCGTTGAGGATCGCGAGCTTCTCGACGAGGCCGGGGTGGAGCGCGGGAACGCACCAGGCGATGGCCCCGCCCCAGTCGTGGCCGACGAGGAAGGTCCTCTGGTAGCCGAGATGCCGGACGAGGTTCGCGACGTCCCCGGCGAGGAGCTCCATCCGGTAGCTCGAGACGCCCTTCGGCTTCTCGGAGAGGTTGTAGCCGCGCAGGTCGGGGGCGACGACCCTGAACCCGGCCGAGGCGAGCGCGGGAACCTGGTGCCGCCAGGCCAGCCAGTGCTCCGGGAAGCCGTGGAGGAGAAGGACGAGAGGGCCTTCGCCCGCTTCGACCCAGTGGAGGCGGAGGCCGCCGACAGCTTCATCGCGGTGGGTCCAGGGTTCCTTCGGCATGTGCGTGTCAGACGGTCGGCGCCGTGGGCTCTTCGTTTCCCGGCGGGGCGATGTCGGTCGCCGATGGGTTCCGTCCCGCGGGGAGGCTCTCCAGGTAGGCCTCGAAGGTCTCGTTGAAGAGCGCCCCCGGCCGCCGGCTCCGGATCCGCGCGACGGCTTCGGAACCGGAGAGGCCGCGCTGGACGAGGATCACCCCCGCGACGAGGGCAGACCGGTTGAAGCCCATTCCGCAGTGGGAAAGGACCTTCTGTCCGCTTTCGAGGAGACGCGTCCCGAGCGAGCAGACGGCGTCGAGACGGGCGAGGTCGGGAAGATCCTCGTCGAAGATGGGGAAGTAGACGTAGAGCATGTGGCCCGGAAGGCTCGGGACGCCGTGGTCCACTTCGCCGTCGAGGTCGATGATGCAGCCGATCCGGTTGGCGTGGACCGGGCTCCAGTCGTCGATGGCTGGCGAGATGAAGAGCGTCTCGGCGTCGTCGATCGGATAGAGCTGCATGGTCGTGCCGACTCTACCTCGCGCCCGGACCGAGGGAGAGGGGAAACGAACGCCCCCTTTTCCGAACCGGGCGCCGGGCTCGGCTTCCGGTCAGCTGTCGGCCGACTCGTAGTGGACGAGACGCCTCGAGCGGTCCGTCGGGAAGACGAGAACGCGCCGGACGACCCTGCGACCGGCTTCCCCCTGGAAGAGGAAGGTGTCGCCGGCGGTGAACGCTCCGGCCGGTGCGGCGAGGTTGCCCCAGCGCTCTCCGGCCTCTCCGTGGCGCAGGGAAGGGTCAACGGTGCGGGGCGTCGTCACGGCGGATCCGGTCAGGCCGTCTGGCCGTTCGGCGGGGGAAGGTTCGCGGGGACGGCGACGGGCGGGTCGAGCGAGGCCGTCTTCTGCGCGACGCCTTCCTTTCGCGCGGCCTGGTGGGCGCGGGCGGCCCTCACGAAGTCCCTGAAGAGGGGGTGTGCCGCGGTCGGCTTCGACTTGAACTCGGGGTGGAACTGGCACCCGAGGAACCAGGGGTGGTCCGGGAGCTCGACCATCTCGACGAACTTCCGGTCGGGCGATACGCCGGTGACGGCCAGCCCCGCCTCGCGAAGGATGGGAAGGAACTCCTGGTTGACCTCGTAGCGGTGGCGGTGCCGCTCGTGGATGAGCGTCTCGCCGTAGGCGCGGCGGGCCGTGGAGCCGTCGGCCAGCTCGCACGGGTACTTGCCGAGGCGCATCGTCCCGCCGAGCGCCTCGATGCCGATGAGGTCTCGCAGCTTGTAGATGACCTTGTGCGGCGCGTTCGCGTCGAACTCCGTGGAGTTCGCGTTCGCCAGGCCG
The genomic region above belongs to Holophagales bacterium and contains:
- a CDS encoding dual specificity protein phosphatase family protein produces the protein MQLYPIDDAETLFISPAIDDWSPVHANRIGCIIDLDGEVDHGVPSLPGHMLYVYFPIFDEDLPDLARLDAVCSLGTRLLESGQKVLSHCGMGFNRSALVAGVILVQRGLSGSEAVARIRSRRPGALFNETFEAYLESLPAGRNPSATDIAPPGNEEPTAPTV
- a CDS encoding alpha/beta hydrolase; this translates as MPKEPWTHRDEAVGGLRLHWVEAGEGPLVLLLHGFPEHWLAWRHQVPALASAGFRVVAPDLRGYNLSEKPKGVSSYRMELLAGDVANLVRHLGYQRTFLVGHDWGGAIAWCVPALHPGLVEKLAILNAPHPILFRQKLATFAQAKRSSYVFFFQLPYFPERSLLRRRAGFLKGMLRRDPVTFGAFSPDEIEAYREAFLVPGAATAAINYYRAAFRTGTRIPGLRRSLDGVPTLVLWGEKDRYLGPELLDGLEALVPDLRVVRLDASHWLPADAATAVNSELISFFRGR